The following proteins come from a genomic window of Malus domestica chromosome 02, GDT2T_hap1:
- the LOC103418577 gene encoding uncharacterized protein — MEQFKTCRLLGRSSRELSCSPEIMRRLSSTFPSVKFRNPNPNPPKLSSPSSLSLSIKSEASSSSPSKSKSKPKSWSVYLILSTNSPIKTYVGVTTDFSRRLKQHNGELKGGAKASSAGRPWICACLIHGFKGQSEACEFESKWKTLSRRLPRKRKKHDEEERANDLSLPLLQHRQAALDRVKEYILQERGKLTVLLNHSNVSLAPNKLRKEQPIGGHHNKPKGQRHGDHPRQPAPALQRLLQNDLNRQAHSVQNEEPRDLPRGPHPPHAVVHVLVHEPRHQEASEDSRQRGPQTANDACRVVAGGFVHGGAQDAVGHEVPSTTPEVLKRRGEVWVVEVWLEVQTRQRSSQYCHNGQ, encoded by the exons ATGGAACAGTTCAAAACATGCAGACTTTTAGGCCGATCGAGCAGAGAATTGAGCTGCTCACCTGAAATTATGCGACGGCTCTCGAGCACATTCCCTTCCGTCAAGTTCcggaaccctaaccctaacccccCAAAATTATCATCACCCTCCTCGCTATCCCTGTCGATCAAATCAGAAGCATCCTCGAGCTCTCCGtccaaatcaaaatcaaaaccaaaatcttgGTCTGTGTATCTCATTCTTTCCACCAATTCCCCAATCAAAACCTACGTCGGCGTCACCACCGATTTCTCTCGCCG TTTGAAACAACATAATGGCGAGCTCAAAGGTGGTGCAAAAGCATCTAGTGCTGGAAGACCATGGATTTGTGCATGCCTAATACATGGTTTTAAGGGCCAAAGTGAAG CTTGCGAGTTCGAATCAAAATGGAAAACTTTATCAAGGCGTTTGCCtcggaaaagaaagaaacacGACGAGGAGGAGCGAGCAAATGATTTGTCACTTCCATTGCTACAACACAGGCAAGCAGCTCTGGATAGAGTTAAAG AGTACATTCTTCAAGAACGCGGCAAACTCACCGTGCTCTTGAATCATTCTAACGTCAGCCTTGCACCGAATAAACTGCGGAAAGAACAGCCAATAGGAGGTCACCACAATAAACCCAAAGGTCAACGGCACGGAGATCACCCTCGGCAACCGGCACCTGCCCTTCAACGCCTTCTTCAAAACGATCTCAACCGGCAAGCACACTCCGTGCAAAACGAAGAACCACGTGACCTCCCACGTGGGCCTCACCCGCCCCATGCAGTAGTACATGTGCTCGTGCATGAGCCCCGACACCAGGAAGCTTCCGAGGACAGCCGGCAGAGGGGCCCACAAACGGCCAATGACGCCTGCAGAGTAGTCGCAGGTGGGTTCGTACACGGCGGAGCGCAGGATGCTGTGGGCCACGAGGTTCCATCTACGACCCCAGAAGTCTTGAAGCGACGTGGAGAAGTATGGGTCGTTGAAGTGTGGCTTGAGGTCCAAACCCGACAGAGATCGAGTCAATATTGTCACAATGGCCAGTAA
- the LOC103426999 gene encoding acyl-CoA--sterol O-acyltransferase 1-like: MDGDMINLLKVWLSVCLCVCYCYATAKFVPKGLTRLICFLPIVCIFLYLPLLISSIHLAGNTSFFVSWLANFKLLLFAFGKGPLASDPSISLARFVPLACLPIKIQQNKNPPPNPLAKHKKTTKSEGIQSVQKQNGQSKENTPADHQNKDKENPIPQDPKVGHKIPLNHVIKALLFGILLRAYDYSDRIPPYAMWVLYSLHIYLFLELVLAVAAALARTLLATELEPQFNEPYLSTSLQEFWGRRWNLMVTGILRPTVYEPTLGFSRRVVGRRWWAPLPAVLATFLVSGLMHEIVFYHMGRMPPTWGLTCFFLLHGVCLTVEIGLKRAMSTGRWRLPRLVSGGLSVGFVMVTSFWLFLPQFFRFRAEIKAFEEYAAVGECFRNLISPFVSRVG, encoded by the coding sequence ATGGATGGAGATATGATTAACTTGTTGAAGGTATGGCTCTCAGTCTGTCTGTGTGTATGTTACTGCTATGCCACGGCCAAGTTCGTCCCCAAGGGTTTAACAAGACTCATTTGTTTCCTTCCAATTGTCTGCATCTTTCTCTACCTTCCTCTCCTCATCTCCTCCATACATCTTGCCGGCAACACATCTTTCTTCGTTTCTTGGCTCGCAAACTTCAAGCTCTTGCTCTTTGCTTTTGGTAAAGGACCTCTGGCTTCTGACCCATCAATCTCTCTCGCTCGTTTTGTTCCTCTTGCTTGCCTCCCAATCAAGATCCAACAAAATAAGAACCCACCTCCAAATCCATTagccaaacacaaaaaaactaCCAAAAGTGAAGGAATTCAATCCGTACAAAAACAAAATGGCCAATCCAAAGAAAACACACCTGCAGATCACCAAAACAAAGACAAAGAGAACCCTATTCCCCAAGATCCCAAGGTAGGCCATAAAATCCCTCTAAATCATGTCATAAAGGCTCTGCTTTTTGGAATTTTGCTACGTGCCTATGATTACAGTGACCGAATCCCTCCATACGCCATGTGGGTTCTTTATTCGCTGCACATTTACTTGTTCCTCGAACTCGTCCTAGCCGTGGCTGCAGCCCTGGCTCGAACCCTCCTGGCCACCGAGCTCGAGCCGCAGTTCAACGAGCCTTATCTCTCAACCTCGCTCCAAGAGTTCTGGGGCCGGCGGTGGAACCTCATGGTCACTGGCATCCTACGACCCACCGTGTACGAACCAACCCTCGGCTTCTCACGACGCGTCGTGGGCCGCAGGTGGTGGGCCCCGCTGCCCGCGGTCCTCGCGACCTTTTTGGTGTCGGGTTTGATGCACGAGATCGTGTTTTATCACATGGGAAGGATGCCGCCCACGTGGGGACTCACGTGCTTCTTTCTACTGCACGGAGTGTGTTTGACGGTTGAGATCGGTTTGAAGAGGGCGATGTCAACCGGCAGGTGGCGGTTGCCGAGGTTGGTATCTGGAGGTTTGAGCGTCGGATTCGTGATGGTGACCTCCTTTTGGCTGTTTCTTCCGCAGTTCTTTCGGTTTAGGGCTGAGATTAAAGCGTTTGAGGAGTATGCTGCTGTAGGTGAATGTTTCAGGAATCTGATTAGCCCATTTGTTTCCCGGGTTGGCTAA
- the LOC103407502 gene encoding acyl-CoA--sterol O-acyltransferase 1-like translates to MEGEFFNFIQVWSSVFACFLYSHSIGKLVPKGTTRLFCVLPVVFLFLYLPLNFSSMHLEGGTAFFVSWLGTFKLLLFAFGKGPLASHPPISIGRFLAIGCLPIEFQENPPPKSPNPKFETYPSPSKSHPNGQMTQNPPPKTQNPKIETYTSSSKSSTNRQNRENPPQKSQNSKIETNPSPQNAQKLPLNQVIKGILFVILIGVLKYGEHFHQKLVLILHCLYIYLTLENLLAIVTILTRSLSGLDLKPHFNDPYFSTSLQNFWSRRWNLVAHSILHSAVYEPTRDYSAGVIGSEWAPLPAVFGSFLVSGLMHEHMYYCMGRVRPTWEVTWFFVLHGVCLPVEIVLNKALKGRCRLPKVISVPLTLGFVVVTSYWLFFPQFTRCKADVRMLQEYGEFAAFLKNVIPSFR, encoded by the coding sequence ATGGAGGGTGAATTCTTCAACTTCATTCAGGTATGGTCTTCAGTGTTTGCATGTTTCTTGTACAGCCATTCAATTGGGAAATTAGTCCCAAAAGGAACAACCAGACTTTTCTGTGTCCTCCCAGttgtcttcctcttcctttaTCTTCCTCTCAACTTCTCCTCCATGCATCTTGAAGGTGGCACTGCCTTTTTCGTTTCTTGGCTCGGCACCTTCAAGCTCCTACTTTTTGCTTTTGGCAAAGGCCCTTTGGCTTCACATCCACCAATCTCCATTGGACGTTTCTTGGCCATCGGTTGCCTTCCAATTGAGTTCCAAGAAAACCCACCTCCAAAATCCCCAAACCCCAAATTTGAAACCTACCCTTCTCCCTCAAAATCCCACCCAAATGGCCAAATGACACAAAACCCACctccaaaaactcaaaaccctAAGATTGAAACCTACACATCTTCCTCAAAATCCAGTACAAATCGTCAAAACAGAGAAAACCCAcctcaaaaatcccaaaattctaaAATTGAAACCAACCCATCTCCCCAAAACGCCCAAAAATTGCCCCTAAATCAAGTAATAAAGGGCATACTTTTTGTCATTCTAATTGGTGTCCTCAAGTATGGTGAGCACTTCCACCAAAAGCTCGTATTGATCCTTCATTGCTTGTACATTTACCTTACTCTGGAAAACTTACTGGCCATTGTAACAATATTGACTCGATCTCTGTCGGGTTTGGACCTCAAGCCGCACTTCAACGACCCATATTTCTCCACGTCGCTTCAAAACTTCTGGAGCCGTAGATGGAACCTCGTGGCCCACAGCATCCTGCACTCCGCTGTGTACGAACCCACCCGCGATTACTCTGCAGGCGTCATTGGCTCCGAGTGGGCCCCTCTGCCGGCTGTCTTCGGAAGCTTTCTGGTGTCGGGGCTCATGCACGAGCACATGTACTACTGCATGGGGCGGGTGAGGCCCACGTGGGAGGTCACGTGGTTCTTCGTTTTGCACGGAGTGTGCTTGCCGGTTGAGATCGTTTTGAACAAGGCGTTGAAGGGCAGGTGCCGGTTGCCGAAGGTGATCTCGGTGCCGTTGACCCTTGGGTTTGTGGTGGTGACCTCCTATTGGCTGTTCTTTCCGCAGTTTACTCGGTGCAAGGCTGACGTTAGAATGCTTCAAGAGTACGGTGAGTTTGCCGCGTTCTTGAAGAATGTCATTCCAAGTTTCCGATAA
- the LOC103420497 gene encoding pheophytinase, chloroplastic-like, whose translation MEILSYSSAPCCDAVSLRARLVEKCSNLHRSGFPDFRRKRVYGVRFDSRSRLLKCHGLDQSFLKQLNRQGGIGLPNTSESFKHVGPILSSGSSDGYVIGTAEDANVSETGESVTKVLIPGLPDEPKGEFGAPISSCFWEWKPKFNVHYEKAGCDNLGSPPVLFLPGFGVGSFHYEKQLKDLGRDFRVWAIDFLGQGRSLPFEDPAPRINEEGMSDRQDTAWGFGEKTEPWASELVYSIDLWQDQVRYFIEEVIGEPVYIAGNSLGGFVALYFAACNPHLVKGVTLLNATPFWGFLPNPIRSPRLAKIFPSAGSFPLPASVRKLTEILWQKISDPQSIAEVLKQVYADHSTNVDKVFSRILETSEHPAAAASLASIMLAPQGKLSFKEALSRCQMNNTPICLMYGKEDPWVKPIWGLQVKQQVPEAPYYEISPAGHCPHDEVPEVVNYLLRGWIKNLETRGLVALPLIDVPEGTQNNIARDLEFVRDGSKKSVNVRFFASKFSLWDMISSYIRPLFRKL comes from the exons ATGGAAATACTCTCATACAGTTCTGCACCATGCTGTGATGCTGTAAGTTTAAGGGCAAGATTAGTCGAGAAATGCTCAAATTTACATCGCTCCGGGTTCCCAGATTTTAGGAGAAAAAGAGTTTATGGTGTTCGATTTGATTCCAGAAGTAGGTTGTTGAAGTGTCATGGTTTAGATCAGTCTTTCTTGAAGCAGCTAAATCGTCAGGGAGGTATTGGGTTACCCAACACCAGTGAAAGCTTCAAGCATGTTGGTCCGATTTTATCTAGTGGAAGCTCGGATGGCTATGTAATTGGCACGGCTGAGGATGCAAATGTTTCAGAAACGGGGGAATCTGTTACTAAGGTTTTGATTCCTGGTCTACCTGACGAACCCAAAGGCGAATTTGGTGCCCCAATAAGTAGTTGCTTTTGGGAATGGAAGCCCAAATTCAATGTGCATTATGAGAAAGCCGGATGCGATAACTTGGGATCCcctccagtattgtttcttccTGGTTTTGGGGTTGGCTCTTTTCACTATGAGAAGCAACTGAAAGATTTGGGGCGTGATTTTAGAGTATGGGCAATTGATTTTCTTGGGCAGGGTAGGTCATTGCCATTTGAAGACCCTGCTCCTCGTATTAACGAAGAAGGTATGTCCGACAGGCAAGATACAGCGTGGGGTTTTGGAGAAAAAACCGAACCATGGGCAAGCGAGCTTGTCTACTCTATTGATTTATGGCAGGATCAAGTTCGTTACTTCATAGAAGAG GTAATTGGTGAACCTGTCTATATTGCGGGGAACTCGCTAGGAGGATTTGTTGCTTTGTATTTTGCCGCATGTAACCCTCATTTGGTGAAAGGCGTTACATTGCTGAATGCAACTCCTTTCTGGGGATTTCTACCTAACCCTATAAGATCTCCAAGACTAGCAAAAATATTCCCATCAGCAGGATCATTTCCGTTACCTGCCAGTGTGAGAAAGCTCACAGAAATACT TTGGCAAAAAATTAGCGATCCTCAGAGTATAGCGGAGGTACTCAAACAAGTTTATGCAGATCATTCAACAAACGTTGACAAAGTATTTTCCCGTATACTTGAGACATCAGAGCATCCAGCCGCTGCTGCATCATTGGCCTCAATTATGCTTGCTCCTCAAGGAAAATTATCCTTTAAGGAGGCTTTGTCCAG ATGTCAAATGAACAACACACCGATTTGTCTTATGTATGGAAAAGAAGATCCATGGGTGAAACCTATTTGGGGCCTTCAGGTGAAGCAACAAGTGCCTGAAGCTCCATATTACGAGATCAGTCCAGCTGGCCACTGCCCTCACGATGAAGTTCCTGAG GTTGTGAATTACTTATTACGCGGGTGGATCAAAAACCTAGAGACTCGGGGTTTAGTTGCATTGCCTTTGATTGATGTCCCAGAAGGTACGCAGAACAACATTGCCAGGGACCTGGAATTTGTGAGAGATGGATCAAAAAAGTCAGTAAATGTTCGGTTCTTTGCATCCAAGTTCTCACTTTGGGACATGATCAGTTCTTATATCAGACCCCTCTTTCGGAAGTTATAG
- the LOC103418578 gene encoding serine/threonine-protein kinase-like protein At3g51990 gives MGYLSCRADSAISVANSQTSSSKTTATATAEKPIKIQHFDYSDLVAATNGFSEQKLLGKGSHGYVYKAMLRGRLVAIKRPSRAHSRTLRPNSCSAPETANEVDNEIEILSKIQSPRLVNLLGFSNDSKDRLLVVEFMSNGTLYDVLHSSTNRPPNWGRRIRLALQTAKAIDILHSSSPPVIHRDIKSANVLIDRSYNARLGDFGLALRYCLFDEYRLRSTPPAGTMGYLDPCYVTPDNLSTKTDVFSFGILLLEILSGRKAIDVGHSPPSIVDWAIPLIKRGKLITVYDPRIVPPKDPVVRKQLAVIAAKCVRSCRERRPTMKEVVVWLTGLSKLVPLHSWNGFNNPCTMVETVGRPVESRNAHLSSKQEVVGEENLEALEAKLTRRVLRNSQRVYSDLGFSSNLMELMAGTDGEPDFHGNADGDDRSSKSANWVSRFGSGRYIGRINKSTPGNGKQVPDLMQNHSFGKRSFTCSRRDDAMPHVSGSSRASAGIQLAAEI, from the coding sequence ATGGGGTACCTTTCTTGCCGAGCTGACTCAGCCATCTCCGTCGCCAATTCCCAAACCTCATCGTCCAAgaccaccgccaccgccaccgctGAAAAGCCTATCAAGATCCAACACTTCGACTACAGTGATCTTGTGGCCGCCACCAATGGCTTCTCCGAACAGAAGCTTTTGGGCAAAGGCAGCCATGGCTATGTCTACAAAGCTATGCTCCGCGGCCGTCTAGTTGCCATCAAAAGACCCTCCAGAGCTCACAGCCGGACTCTCCGACCCAACTCGTGTTCTGCGCCGGAGACCGCCAACGAGGTCGACAACGAGATCGAGATCTTGTCTAAGATTCAGAGTCCGAGGCTGGTCAATCTTTTGGGGTTTTCGAATGATTCGAAAGACAGGCTTTTGGTGGTGGAGTTCATGAGCAACGGTACGCTGTACGATGTTTTACATTCGAGTACGAATCGGCCTCCGAATTGGGGTCGTAGGATTAGATTAGCTTTGCAAACTGCCAAGGCAATTGACATTTTACATTCATCGAGCCCACCTGTAATTCATAGAGATATTAAGTCTGCAAATGTTTTGATTGATCGTAGTTACAATGCCCGGTTGGGGGATTTTGGATTGGCTCTGAGGTACTGCCTGTTCGACGAATATAGGCTCCGGTCGACCCCTCCGGCGGGGACGATGGGGTACTTGGACCCTTGCTATGTGACCCCTGACAATTTGAGTACTAAAACTGATGTTTTTAGTTTTGGGATTTTGTTGTTGGAGATTTTAAGTGGTAGGAAGGCTATAGATGTTGGGCATTCTCCGCCTTCGATTGTGGATTGGGCTATCCCGCTTATAAAGCGAGGGAAGCTGATAACGGTTTATGATCCGCGAATTGTACCTCCTAAGGACCCTGTTGTGAGGAAGCAATTAGCTGTCATTGCAGCCAAGTGTGTGAGGTCTTGTAGGGAGCGTAGGCCAACGATGAAGGAGGTTGTGGTTTGGCTTACCGGGTTGAGTAAACTGGTTCCCCTGCATTCGTGGAATGGTTTTAACAATCCGTGTACAATGGTAGAGACCGTGGGGCGGCCTGTTGAATCGAGGAATGCACATTTGAGTTCGAAGCAAGAGGTTGTTGGGGAAGAGAATTTGGAAGCCTTGGAAGCTAAGTTGACTAGGCGAGTATTGAGGAATTCGCAGAGAGTTTATTCAGATTTGGGGTTTAGTAGCAATCTGATGGAGCTTATGGCAGGTACTGATGGGGAGCCTGACTTTCATGGTAATGCAGATGGAGATGATCGCAGTTCAAAATCAGCGAATTGGGTTTCTAGATTTGGTAGCGGACGATACATTGGCAGGATTAATAAATCAACTCCTGGTAACGGGAAACAAGTCCCTGATTTGATGCAAAATCATTCTTTTGGGAAAAGGTCGTTTACATGTTCAAGGagagatgatgcaatgcctcATGTGAGCGGCAGTTCCCGTGCATCTGCTGGTATACAGCTTGCTGCAGaaatttga